A window from Canis lupus familiaris isolate Mischka breed German Shepherd chromosome 18, alternate assembly UU_Cfam_GSD_1.0, whole genome shotgun sequence encodes these proteins:
- the PATL1 gene encoding protein PAT1 homolog 1, whose product MFRYESLEDCPLDEDEDAFQGLGEEDEEIDQFNDDTFGSGAVDDDWQEAHERLAELEEKLPVAVNEQTGNGERDEMDLLGDHEENLAERLSKMVIENELEDPAIMRAVQTRPVLQPQPGSLNSSIWDGSEVLRRIRGPLLAQEMPTVSVLEYALPQRPPQGPEDDRDLSERALPRRSTSPIIGSPPVRAVPIGTPPKQMAVPSFNQQILCPKPVHVRPPMPPRYPAPYGERMSPNQLCSVPNSSLLGHPFPPSVPPVLSPLQRAQLLGGAQLPPGRMSPSQFARVPGFVGSPLAAMNPKLLQGRVGQVLPPAPGFRAFFSAAPPAAPPPPQQHSPGPGPHLQNLRSQAPMFRPDTTHLHPQHRRLLHQRQQQNRNQHRSLNGAGDRGSHRSSHQDHLRKDPYANLMLQREKDWVSKIQMMQLQSTDPYLDDFYYQNYFEKLEKLSAAEEVQGEGPKKERTKLITPQVAKLEHAYKPVQFEGSLGKLTVSSVNNPRKMIDAVVTSRSEDDETKEKQVRDKRRKTLVIIEKTYSLLLDVEDYERRYLLSLEEERPALADERKHKICSMYDNLRGKLPGQDRPSDDHFVQIMCIRKGKRMVARILPFLSTEQAADILMTTARNLPFLIKKDAQDEVLPCLLNPFSLLLYHLPSVTVTSLLQQLMNLPQSAAAPAPSNPHLAAVLQNKFGLSLLLVVLSRGEDLQSSDPATESTQNNQWTEVMFMATRELLRIPQAALAKPISMPTNLVSLFSRYVDRQKLNLLETKLQLVQGIR is encoded by the exons ATGATGATTGGCAAGAAGCCCATGAGCGCCTGGCTGAATTGGAAGAGAAACTGCCAGTGGCAGTTAATGAACAAACAGGCAATGGAGAAAGGGATGAAATGGACTTGTTGGGTGACCATGAGGAGAATCTGGCAGAAAGGCTCAGTAAGATGGTGATTGAAAATGAGCTAGAAGATCCAGCAATCATGAGAGCAGTGCAGACCAGGCCAGTTCTGCAA cCCCAACCAGGAAGTCTCAATTCCAGCATCTGGGATGGATCTGAAGTTCTGAGGCGAATCCGAGGACCACTGCTTGCTCAG GAAATGCCGACAGTGTCTGTATTAGAATATGCCCTGCCTCAAAGGCCCCCACAGGGCCCAGAAGATGATCGAGACCTTTCTGAGCGTGCATTACCACGGCGGTCAACTTCACCTATCATTGGGAGTCCTCCTGTTAGAGCCGTCCCCATAGGCACCCCACCTAAGCAGATGGCCGTACCCAGCTTCAACCAGCAG ATCCTGTGTCCCAAGCCTGTCCATGTCCGGCCCCCGATGCCACCGCGTTATCCTGCTCCCTATGGCGAGAGGATgtctccaaaccagctctgcagtgTCCCG aacTCTTCCCTACTGGGTCACCCTTTCCCTCCTAGTGTTCCTCCCGTTCTCAGCCCCCTCCAGAGAGCACAGCTTCTTGGAGGAGCACAG cTACCGCCTGGACGGATGTCTCCCAGCCAGTTTGCACGGGTCCCTGGATTTGTTGGTAGTCCGCTAGCTGCCATGAACCCCAAGTTGCTGCAAGGGCGAGTGGGGCAGGTGCTTCCCCCAGCACCCGGCTTCCGGGCCTTCTTCAGCGCTGCACCCCCCGCTGCTCCGCCGCCTCCACAGCAGCActcccctggcccagggcctCACCTGCAAAACCTAAG ATCTCAGGCCCCCATGTTTAGACCAGACACAACTCACCTCCATCCACAACACCGTCGGCTCTTGCATCAGAGACAGCAACAGAACAGAAA CCAGCATCGGAGCCTCAATGGTGCTGGAGATAGAGGAAGTCACCGGAGCAGTCATCAGGACCATCTCCGAAAGGATCCCTACGCCAATCTCATGCTGCAGCGAGAGAAGGATTGGGTCTCTAAAATCCAGATGATGCAGCTGCAGAGCACTGACCCCTACCTGGACGATTTCTATTACCAG AATTACTTTGAAAAACTGGAGAAACTGTCAGCTGCTGAAGAAGTACAAGGCGAAGGTCCCAAAAAGGAGCGCACCAAGCTCATTACCCCTCAGGTGGCCAAACTGGAGCACGCCTATAAGCCAG TGCAGTTCGAGGGCTCTTTGGGAAAGCTTACTGTCTCCAGTGTGAATAACCCCCGAAAAATGATTGATGCCGTTGTAACATCGCGGAGTGAGGATGAT gagacaaaagaaaaacaggttcGGGACAAGAGACGAAAAACCCTTGTCATAATTGAGAAA ACCTATAGTTTACTCCTGGATGTGGAGGATTATGAAAGGCGGTATCTCCTAAGTCTAGAAGAAGAGCGACCTGCCCTGGCGGatgaaagaaagcacaaaatTTGTAGCATGTATGACAACTTAAGGGGGAAATTGCCTGGACAAGACAG GCCAAGTGATGACCACTTTGTACAGATCATGTGTATCCgaaaagggaagagaatggtTGCCCgtattcttcctttcctctccacaGAGCAAGCAGCTGACATTCTCATGACAACAGCCAGGAATCTCCCTTTCCTTATCAAGAAGGACGCACAAGACGAG gtGCTGCCATGCTTACTGaatcccttctctctgctcctgtaTCACCTTCCGTCAGTGACTGTCACCAGCCTTCTGCAACAGCTCATGAACCTACCTCAGAGCGCAGCTGCACCAGCACCCTCCAACCCTCACCTCGCTGCTGTGCTCCAGAACAAG TTTGGCCTGTCACTGCTCCTCGTCGTCCTGAGCCGTGGGGAAGACCTGCAGAGTTCAGACCCTGCCACAGAATCAACACAGAACAACCAGTG GACGGAGGTGATGTTCATGGCAACCCGGGAACTTCTGCGGATTCCCCAAGCAGCCCTGGCCAAGCCCATCTCTATGCCCACAAACCTGGTGTCCCTGTTTTCTCGCTATGTGGACCGACAGAAACTGAACTTGCTGGAGACAAAGCTGCA GCTCGTTCAGGGGATCCGATAA